One window of the Limisphaerales bacterium genome contains the following:
- a CDS encoding sulfatase-like hydrolase/transferase, with translation MKLIHALALALGFTAVAQAAPQPNIVFFFADDQTSSSLGCYGHPLAQTPHLDQLAKRGTRFSNAHVSQAICWVSRTTILSGLVGRSFGTAAEPDRATPESVRELYSDLLRANGYRTGFFGKWHAKMPRGFQPANHFDVFQPVGRNPFYKRQPDGSLRHETEVIVDHGIEFIKNQPKGKPFAMNMWFNACHAEDSDRRPGIGHFPWPRAMDGMYESDEIAPPRLNDPEIFNSQPDFLKTSITRERFFWRWNTDEKYRTNMRAYLRMVSGIDNAIGRFLKALEEAGLAENTIIVYSADNGFFMGNRGFAGKWSHYEDALRVPLIICDPRVPAKQRGQVTDASALNLDFPATFLDWAGVKIPERYQGRSLKPVVESGKPAGWRAETFHEHHAVRGRIPAFEGLRNQRFKYVRYTDFGNHEFLHDLKNDPDELKNLANDPKHNDVLKAMRLRTDARVKELGGPLNPLGSFGKSTDPHPVASAAVTVRPGADGFVNLIGGGLRNWAGDSNYWSVKNGVLTGTTDGTLKANSFLTWKGSTIRNFDLRVQVRVTAGGNSGIQYRSRMRPDLGLYAASGYQCDVVAKNPNYNGMVYEEKGRRILAHTGEKVAVDEQGRSWITGKMPVKEFAADEWHEYRVLVRGNHIQHWIDGHPTADLIDFDEKGRALDGVLALQVHVGPPMKIEYKEFRIKHLPDNLPLLQLKEHPIPAGSLGVRPQGRLPKNWQPPVYGKE, from the coding sequence ATGAAACTGATTCACGCACTGGCCCTCGCGTTGGGCTTCACGGCGGTCGCGCAGGCGGCGCCGCAACCCAACATTGTGTTCTTCTTTGCCGATGACCAAACCTCCAGTTCGCTGGGGTGCTATGGGCATCCACTGGCGCAGACGCCGCATCTGGATCAGTTGGCCAAACGGGGCACGCGGTTTTCCAACGCGCATGTCAGTCAGGCGATTTGTTGGGTGAGTCGGACGACGATTCTCAGCGGGTTGGTCGGGCGTTCCTTCGGTACAGCGGCCGAACCGGACCGCGCCACGCCGGAGTCGGTGCGGGAATTGTACTCGGACCTCCTGCGCGCGAACGGCTATCGCACCGGCTTCTTTGGTAAATGGCATGCCAAGATGCCGCGCGGATTTCAGCCGGCCAATCATTTTGATGTGTTTCAGCCGGTGGGCCGCAATCCGTTTTACAAGCGCCAGCCAGACGGTTCGCTGCGGCATGAGACAGAGGTGATCGTCGATCACGGCATTGAGTTCATCAAGAACCAGCCGAAGGGCAAGCCGTTTGCCATGAACATGTGGTTCAATGCCTGCCACGCGGAGGACAGCGATCGGCGGCCGGGCATCGGGCATTTTCCGTGGCCGCGCGCGATGGATGGCATGTACGAAAGTGATGAAATCGCGCCGCCGCGTCTGAATGATCCGGAGATTTTTAACAGTCAGCCCGATTTCCTAAAGACCTCCATCACGCGCGAGCGATTCTTCTGGCGCTGGAACACCGATGAAAAATATCGGACCAACATGCGCGCTTATCTGCGGATGGTCAGCGGCATCGATAACGCGATCGGCCGTTTTCTCAAGGCACTGGAGGAGGCTGGCTTAGCGGAGAACACCATCATTGTGTACTCGGCGGACAACGGGTTTTTCATGGGCAACCGCGGCTTTGCCGGCAAGTGGTCGCATTATGAGGATGCGCTTCGGGTGCCGCTGATTATTTGTGATCCACGCGTGCCCGCCAAGCAACGCGGGCAGGTGACCGATGCCTCGGCTTTGAACTTGGATTTCCCTGCCACGTTCCTGGATTGGGCGGGCGTGAAAATTCCAGAGCGTTATCAGGGGCGTAGTCTCAAACCGGTGGTAGAAAGTGGCAAGCCCGCGGGTTGGCGTGCAGAGACCTTCCACGAACATCACGCTGTACGTGGTCGCATTCCGGCCTTTGAGGGGCTGCGTAATCAACGCTTTAAATATGTGCGTTATACCGATTTTGGGAACCACGAGTTTTTGCATGATCTTAAGAATGATCCGGATGAACTTAAAAATCTCGCCAACGACCCTAAACACAACGATGTGCTCAAGGCCATGCGCTTGCGAACGGACGCTCGCGTCAAAGAACTGGGCGGACCGCTGAATCCATTGGGTAGTTTTGGGAAATCGACTGATCCTCATCCCGTCGCTTCGGCGGCTGTCACCGTGCGGCCGGGCGCGGATGGGTTTGTGAATCTGATCGGCGGCGGCCTGCGCAATTGGGCCGGCGATTCGAACTATTGGTCGGTTAAAAACGGCGTACTCACCGGCACCACCGACGGCACGCTCAAGGCCAATTCCTTTCTCACCTGGAAAGGCTCCACCATCCGCAATTTCGATCTGCGCGTGCAGGTGCGTGTGACGGCCGGCGGGAACAGTGGCATCCAATACCGCAGTCGCATGCGGCCGGATCTTGGCTTGTATGCGGCGTCTGGATATCAATGCGATGTCGTCGCCAAGAACCCGAATTACAACGGCATGGTGTATGAGGAAAAAGGCCGACGCATTCTGGCGCACACCGGCGAAAAGGTGGCGGTCGATGAACAGGGCCGTTCTTGGATTACCGGCAAGATGCCCGTGAAGGAATTTGCCGCTGACGAATGGCACGAGTATCGCGTGCTTGTGCGGGGTAATCATATCCAGCACTGGATCGATGGACATCCGACAGCGGACCTGATTGATTTTGACGAGAAAGGACGGGCGCTCGACGGCGTTCTCGCCTTGCAAGTCCACGTGGGGCCGCCGATGAAAATCGAGTACAAGGAATTCCGCATCAAACATCTGCCCGACAATTTGCCGCTGCTGCAGCTCAAGGAGCATCCCATCCCGGCCGGTTCCCTCGGCGTGCGGCCGCAGGGCCGTTTGCCCAAGAACTGGCAACCGCCGGTGTACGGCAAGGAATAG
- a CDS encoding sulfatase-like hydrolase/transferase has product MKRIVTVLACVLALPLLAAKRPNILFIYTDDQSTRTVGSYDEAFDFVKTPNIDALAKAGVRFEKAYIGSWCMPSRATMLTGHHQHGIESMRMEGKYPGSAYDADKCPFWPSVFRQQGYVTAQIGKWHTGVDGGFGRDWDYQIIWNRPKYVENSPNYYYDQLTEFNGGKPKMVKGYTTDNYTDWAIEFINGKGRADKQKPWYLWLCYGAVHGPFTPADRHKGDYKAGKPPVPKDVYPPRPGKPKYVQKMEHWEPKNGVPVERKVRELGPVGMQDIPGRPLRDWIQQYHEGVRAIDEGVGRVLQALKESGQDEDTLIVFTSDQGFAWGQHGFKSKVGPYHATVAAPLIIRVPGAKAKATAGRVVAEPVSGVDLPPTFFAQAGLKLPWKMHGEDLSPLLENPKAKRQSPAMLVHTGKLYGSATAKIPPADDPALYHGPGVPWYVMLAEGRYKYVRNLIEGEMEELYDLNKDPEELNNLALKPRHAKRLAGLRAKATEELRRTQAPFVEGMPKPSTLK; this is encoded by the coding sequence ATGAAACGAATCGTTACAGTCCTTGCCTGCGTGCTCGCGCTGCCGTTGTTGGCGGCGAAGCGGCCGAACATTTTATTCATCTACACGGACGACCAGTCCACGCGCACGGTCGGCAGCTATGATGAGGCGTTTGATTTTGTGAAGACGCCGAACATTGATGCGCTGGCCAAAGCGGGTGTGCGGTTCGAGAAGGCGTACATCGGTTCGTGGTGCATGCCATCGCGCGCGACGATGTTGACCGGCCATCACCAGCACGGCATCGAGTCCATGCGCATGGAGGGCAAGTATCCGGGCAGCGCGTATGATGCGGACAAGTGCCCGTTTTGGCCGTCGGTGTTTCGTCAGCAAGGCTACGTGACCGCGCAGATCGGCAAGTGGCACACCGGTGTGGATGGCGGTTTCGGGCGCGATTGGGATTACCAGATCATTTGGAACCGGCCCAAGTACGTTGAGAATTCGCCGAATTATTATTACGACCAACTCACCGAATTTAACGGCGGCAAACCCAAGATGGTGAAGGGCTACACCACCGACAATTACACCGACTGGGCGATTGAATTCATCAACGGCAAAGGCCGCGCGGACAAGCAGAAGCCGTGGTATCTCTGGCTGTGCTATGGCGCGGTGCACGGCCCGTTCACGCCGGCCGACCGTCATAAGGGGGATTACAAGGCCGGCAAACCGCCCGTGCCCAAGGATGTTTATCCGCCACGCCCGGGCAAGCCGAAGTACGTGCAAAAGATGGAACACTGGGAGCCGAAGAATGGCGTGCCGGTGGAGCGCAAGGTGCGCGAGCTGGGGCCGGTGGGCATGCAGGATATTCCCGGCCGTCCGTTGCGTGATTGGATCCAGCAATACCACGAGGGCGTGCGCGCGATTGACGAAGGCGTCGGCCGCGTGTTGCAGGCGCTGAAGGAATCCGGCCAGGACGAGGACACGCTGATTGTTTTCACTTCCGACCAAGGTTTCGCGTGGGGCCAGCATGGGTTCAAGTCGAAGGTGGGTCCGTACCATGCCACCGTGGCTGCGCCCCTGATCATTCGCGTGCCGGGCGCCAAGGCGAAAGCGACGGCGGGCCGCGTGGTGGCCGAGCCGGTGAGCGGCGTGGATTTGCCGCCCACCTTTTTTGCTCAGGCCGGTTTGAAGCTGCCGTGGAAAATGCACGGGGAAGATTTGAGCCCGCTACTGGAAAATCCCAAAGCGAAACGCCAGTCACCGGCGATGCTGGTGCACACCGGCAAATTGTACGGCTCGGCTACGGCCAAGATTCCGCCCGCGGACGATCCGGCGCTGTACCATGGCCCCGGCGTGCCGTGGTACGTGATGCTCGCCGAGGGTCGCTACAAATATGTGCGCAACCTCATCGAGGGCGAGATGGAGGAGCTATACGATCTCAACAAGGATCCCGAAGAGCTGAACAATCTTGCGCTCAAGCCGCGGCATGCCAAGCGGTTGGCGGGCTTGCGCGCCAAGGCGACTGAGGAGCTGCGCCGCACGCAGGCGCCGTTTGTTGAGGGCATGCCCAAACCGTCCACTTTAAAATAA